ATTATGATGATACAATCGGCCACTTCAGAAACAATTTCAGgaattagttataaaataatgagATTATTATTAGAAATCAACAACTCTTTCAATTCGAAatgccatttttttattgctcttgtaggcagacgagcacacggcccacctgatggtgagtggttaccgtcgcccatggacttcagaaatgccaggggcagagctacgCAGCTGTCTAATATTTTCAGTTTAACTAATTAGTTTAAGATTATATGCACAACTACGGTACATCTTTGTTACAATTTATTTCAGAATCTCCTGAAGTTAAATCCTACAGTGAAGCCTTACACCAATTTGGTTCCATCGGCCCAAACCAAGAAGATTAAGCAACATTGGAAAAGAAATGCTGATAGAAAATGTACTGTAAGTAGTTGTTTCACATGAAATTAATGGGAAATTACTGAATAGCCGCGCGGGTATAGGTAGCACGATCTAGCCTGTTTCTGTCGCAAAATTGTgacgcgttccagtttgaaaagTGGGAGAGCCTCGTATTTCTTCGTGGGCTACCCCAAGGACCTCATTCTGtcattcgacctcatgtctcaaagcgaCATTCGAGGGCCGTGAACTTGTTCACCCATcggtgaaattaaattattttttcaatcatTCATAATTTCAATCATTATTTATTCTcccattttttaaatcaaaaataacttttaaatgtAGTATATGGTCGTATTTAATACATTAGAAATAATTACGAAATAAAACATTCaatctaataaatatattttatattttattatattatttgccgATTATATAACCTTTTGCCTTAATATGATGTTTCGGATTAGATAAGTAGTACcaaattttttgtttcattaaaaattattgtGACGTACGACAGATCTCTTCCCAGTATCTCTTATATTTTTACGCTTCACtgattaattcaaataaataagtacatatGTAATTTTCTTCTTTGCTCGCCTGgcacaacacacacacaaactgTTCCGTATTTCATATTCCTACGTACCCCATATTCTACAGCGTTTGTGTGGACAGTTATTTGTTATTGACTTCCAATGCTCAAAGTTGCTCATGGGCATCAGCTAGGAGCACAACTAAGCCACTGCATATCGCTGAGAACAAATCTCTTCAAAACTAAAGAAGGCTaccatattttaaaatgttttaccaATTAAACAAATTCAAACACAAAACAGTACCTACCAGAGCCCCTAATATTATCGCCATAATGGTAAACGATGTTTCTAGaacatattaaaacaaaacgtcGAGTGCTCTATCGCcgtttcaaaatatttgaaaaataaatgggTGCTTTAACTGGTGATATTGCAAACGGCTTACCTAATTATTGTAGTCTAGGCACGTTTTCTTGCACACTTACAAGATAACgtgaatgaaaataattaatgaacaGTAATTATGTATCACTCGTAAATACTTAAATTAGTTTACACACTCACGAACCAGCAAACGACTTAATTAGCCTTGGTAAATTAAACGTCATACTTATAAACGAGAAATCAATTTAATTGTATCAGAAATAATACTCAAAAATCAACTGAATAGCAGTCTTATTCCTACACACGAATCACTCGTAAAACTAATTTTTCTCCTTCGTTTTCGGAGTCTGGACTTATTACTTGAATGTCgatgtaaattaaataatgcaataatcatgcaagttttatttaaagtgaataAGCAATCTTTTAAAcgaaattaaacaattaaaatattaagattGGCATTTTAGTTTTGgcgggcttttttttctttcaagcaCAGATTAAACATTGTTCGTAATGCACGCTGCCAAAGGCTATAAACCTACAATCCGCCACACGGGCACACACTCGTTGTGGATCGTGTGATCGTAAACAATTATGTATTCTTACAAGACAAGCCTGTTCTAGGAATTTTCGTAACAAAGTAATAATTGCATCGCTTTGCGTCAAGGCTGAAACTGCCGCTACAGTTATATTGTCATTAACCAATACAATAGACACTTTGACATCAAGTTTTGCGGTCTTAAAATTGACGGCATTATTTTTAGCTTAAATGAGCTCCGAAAACCGAATCACCCTAGATAAGCCTTGAGCTCTCACacactaaaaaaattaatacttagattaaaattttgaataaacttgaTTACAGACATGTCCAACCCTGAACAAGAATTTCGACGATATCAAACACACGACGCTGTCAGAACGTGGAGCTTTACGGGAGGCGGCACGATGTCTCAAGTGTGCTGACGCGCCGTGTCAGAAGTCGTGTCCCACGCAGATCGATGTCAAAAGCTTCATCACTAGCATCGCCAATAAGGTAAAGTGATAATGTAAGAAACCGAAAGTTCCGTACCTACTTGGCCGTCGAAATCTTTTTTGTAGACCTTAACTAGTTTGGTGGTAGTTTTCGTGgtgacttcgaactcatgtctcagcCTAGGAGCCTATCCATGTTATGATTTTTATGGCCTTCAATAACCACTAAATACTAGGAGTGTCGTGAACTCCGTAGCTTaactattcaaataaaaaaaagacgaaaaaaatcatttattcgttTGGATTACCTTTATAATTGCAAGCATCAAAATCGTTACATACTGAATGAATTGAAACAGAATTACTATGGAGCAGCGAAGGCCATTTTATCAGACAATCCCCTCGGTTTGACTTGCGGCATGGTCTGCCCCACCAGCGATTTATGCGTCGGGGGATGCAACCTTCACGCCACTGAAGAAGGAGCTATCAATATTGGAGGACTTCAACATTTCGCTGTTGACGTAAGCAATTTGACttttggaacgaatttccttaagggacgatgcggaggggtaccgtaaccgggaaaaaacgaccgtaacgtaagattttttttagtaatgcacacagtgcacgacttaactttgtaataacgtacaaattagtaatgcacacagtgtacgacttaacgcACAGACAGCACGCAATGTATACACAGCTTAAAAATTAGACAATGTGCAAGATACGATTCCTCGCGTAGCGGCTAGCTACCTTCATTTTAGAACGCTGGGTTACGAAGGATGAATTCATTAAATTGACACGTATTTGTGCTTCCAATATAGCAAATGAAAGTTTGTTATCGACATTGAGAATCGTTAGCTAGCACCCTGTTTTGATTTTGAAGTGTTCGAAACATTTTTTACATAGGATTTTGTTCGGTTAACACGTAGGTAGTAATAGACACAATTTTCGTTGACACGGACGACACAAATTTGATCATGTGTTAATAGCAAAAAGATTTTGTAACTTCACACCATGCGCTGTGTTCTATTTACAGATATTCATGAAGATGGGCATCCCCCAAACTTTAGACCCCAATACGAAACCGCTACCAAAAGGAGGGGACCATAAAATCGCTTTGATCGGCGGAGGACCGGCCAGTATCAGCTGTGCCTGCTTCCTGGCTAGGTTGGGTTACAAGGACATCACGGTGTACGAGAAGGAAAAGTATCTCGGGGGCTTAAGGTAACAATAACCGCTTAAAGTAACAAAATAGTAAACAACATATACATatctagtaaaaataaaatactttatgtaTTAAATCATTTAACCGGCGGTATTCATTTTCAGTTCTTCAGAAATCCCTCAATACCGACTTCCATACGAAGTGGTACAATACGAAGTTGATCTCGTTAAAAACCTCGGAGTGAAATTTGAGACCGGAAGAATGCTGTCTACAAATGACATCACTTTGAATGTGAGTTAGTGCCAATGTATAAATCGTGATTCGTTGATCCGCTACATTGGTTTCGAAGTTTCGCGCCTCAAAATTGAACTATAGATCGAACGAATCATATTCAACACGTGTATGTATTTAGTGAATGAACTAGCGATCCGTTCGTTCGCGCAGATCTTGCGAAGCGTTTGACTCCTCCCGaatgattataaatataaaatgtaaatgtGTCCATTATCtgcatttatattgtttttattttatagaatctCCTTGAAGACCACGCAGCAGTATTCCTCGGGATCGGATTACCGGAACCCAAAAGCGTTCCCATATTCAAAGGCCTTACGCAAGAAATGGGTTTCTACACTAGCAAGGATTTCTTGCCTCTAGTATCTAGAGGCAGTAAGAAAGGTTAATAACCTTCTTATCACAATtatgattatataaaaaaagctttattaatTACGTACATAAAACATTTTCCGATTCTTTTCGTGTCCTGATATTTTAGATAGAATGATAGGTTCTTGATAGAATGATAGACTCTTGTAGATCGAACGAGTTCATGATCTAGTATATATAATTACATAGCTTGCTAGCGGTTGGTTGACCGGTTAAGcgtatcttttttaattttcttttttattagtaaacGTGATTTCTTGCCTTAAGCCGCGATCACGCTGTTATGTTTATGTTAGTTCGCAGTGACCTGGGCGGACACGGAAAGTGCCTTACCAGGATCAAAATTAACTTTTCCCGCATCAACAAAATGTCCTATCGAATTACTGTTTATTAGAAGTGTAATTACACATAAAGTCATGGTGGTGGTATGATCCCTTGCTAGCCCAGCTAGCCAGGGTAGGCACCAGAAATCTGTCtaattctgtcgcgaagcagtaatgcgttctggttcaaagggtggggcagccattgcaCTGCTTCGTGTGCTGCTCGAAGACCACAATAAGTAATGTTCACAGTTTTTATTtcgtaactatttatttagattCACATGCTCTTCGTTTCCAACAGGAATGTGTGCCTGCAAGCCACCACTACCAGAGCTGTACGGTAACGTCGTAGTGCTGGGAGCTGGCGACACGGCGTTCGACTGTGCCACATCTGCTTTACGTTGCGGAGCTAGAAGGGTCTATGTCGTGTTTAGAAAAGGATTCAGCAATATAAGAGCTGTGCCCGAAGAAGTGAGTTTACTATGGTGCACGCGGAAGCGCTAGTCACCTCCTGAGGTATGTGGCGGGGTGAGACGGGAGAGCGCGCGAttcggtcgagaggggtaatagaccgggttatgtcggactccggcgcctccagagaagaagagggagaagaggaagaccaaagtcctcctcttcttccaattcctaccgggagactacgccttgagaaaggcgcgcgaggcgctgcgcagCGTCTACgacgcaggacccgccccgcaaaaccgactaccgactaaaccccatcgagctccaccactccgactccacgaaacctacctACCTGCCGCTCACATACCTCAGGCGGTGACTAGCGCTTCCGCGCAAactgtaatttaattattgttgaaACTGTTTTAAGGTTcaatttcgcgtttttttattgtcatcatatCGACGGATGAAAAGCTAtttttgacattgacattttatttttgacATTTATGACATTgctgcaactttacaggaagggctttaaaataaaaaaatttggaaaaaatatcataacaaaaaaacttcttcagctatttcaatggagtaaacataattgaagttcaattaaaaacattgaactttTAATGCTGACATCAAATAAAACACACCTTTTCTTTCGAGGCCTTTCGAGGCCACTGGCaattacgtaacaaaaaaaaacgagattaaaattacataaatatatatacatattcctataatttttaatactaaacaGATGTCAAATACGTACATACTTAAATTttacctttattttatttcaggtcGATTTGGCTAAAGACGAAAAATGTGAATTCGTACCATTCATGTCTCCGCAAGAAGTAATTGTCAAAGACGGAAAGGTtggttttaaaatgatttttaagaaatgtaccggaatttttaattaaaaaaaaaattttttgtcgaCGCTGcaaataaaaattctttaagTAAGAATCGTCTGAGGAGCATCGTCGGGTTTTTAATCGTCAAAAAAAGGATCGAAGAAATTTTTAGGAAATAGTTTTTTctacatatttaaaatgttaataacgAAATCAAGGAGAAATTGtaataaacaaaacgaatcTAAGTCTCGGGTGATTATGGTTGAAAGTAGATCACTATTGAAAATAAACTCACCTTTACAGATAATTGGTTTAAAGATGTGCCGCACGGAACAATTAGAAGACGGCGAATGGATCGAAGATCACGATCAAATCATGCAATTAAAAGCAAATTTCATCATTTCGGCATTCGGTTCTGGTCTTTATGATAATGATGGTAAAGCTCGTTTTTATTTAGTCAACTCGTTGCTGTTAGAACCAAACTTAAAACGGTAAGAAATAACTATAACATTCTCAAAAGGAGTCGCCGGCACTGACGTTGTTCTCAAATGCCTCACTCAGCTATCTCTTATCCTAAACATAAATAGAAGAtatcaagaaaaaataaaaagaattaaaaacatcaactTGTGGTATTCCACCAAACCAGTGTATTAATTTCAGAAAAGAAATGATATAAGGCAAACAAACGTTCTTTttataatatgattaatatttaattcaaacaATCACCATTCCTGTTACCCCCATACCAAAATTAAAGAGAGGAGCTCGATTGCAATATTATTCAGAATAAAATTGTCCCTGCTAACCTAACCTTTaaatggtaggacgtcttgtgagtccgcacgggtaggtaggtaccaccaccctgcctatttctgccgtgaagcagtaatgcgtcccggtttgaagggtgtttTACTGTagaaactcatatctcaaggtaggtggcggcatttactttgtagatgtctatgggctccggtacccactaatcatcaggtgggctttgagttcgtccacccagctaagcaataaaaaaacaagtataATTCGCAGTAGAAATAGGAATGACCCTAGTAGTACCAATGTAGTACCAATCAGAGCTCACGATACGTCACACTATCAATAGAGGTGATCGATAGAGGTGACCCCTTTGAGCTAATATAACTATTTGTCGTATATTACGATCCCCATAAAAAAGATACGTTCAGGTTATTTTAGGTCATACTGATATATAACAATTCTTTTCGTTACAGTTATACAAGCGATGTTTGGTGTGAAGTTCAACCGTTGGGGACTACCAGAAGTAGAAGACTCCAGCATGCAAAGCGTCTCAGAACCCCGCGTGTTCATAGGCGGGGATCTGGCTGGAGTGGCCGAGACAACTGTTGAATCTGTCAACGATGGCAAAACGGCGGCTTGGTACATGCACTGCTACTTGCAGGTCAGTTCTATTTACTGCACTGTTTATTCTAATTTAGATTGTATGTATATGAatattaaagtcgtcgtggcctagaggataagacgtccggtgtattcgtacctagcgatgcaacgatgttcgtatcccgcaggcgggtaccaatttttctattgaaatacgtacgtaacaaatgttcacgattgacttccacggtgaaggaataacatcgtgtaataaaaatcaaacccgcaaaattataatttgtgtaatcactggtggcaggacctcttgtgagtccgcacgggtaggtaccaccgctccgcctatttctgccgtgaagcagtaatgcgtttcggtttgaagggtggtgcagccgttgtaagtatactgagaccttagaacatatctcaaggtggatagcgcatttacattgtagatgtctatgggctccagtaagcacttaacaccaggtgggctgtgtgctcgtccacccgtctaagcaataaaaaaaaacatgaaggaaatttatttatttttacgttCGTGCCCGATAATCGCCAACTCCGTTccctattgttttatttaatgtaagATGATGCATCATTGTGAAGCCATGCATAGAGGCGGCCATGATCCTCATCATTGAGGATCGCTATTAGCGGAGGAGCAACGTTTAGTTTTGGTTCATTTAAATACGTGTATTAAATAACGGATTCGCTTGTACACTGTACAGTAGGTACTATAATAATAAGATTTTCACGGAATAGATATTCACGGCGTGGTGTCTTAAGCCAATAGATAGAACaatattcgacgcttgaaaggcaaacgtgactaagcgacaatgcgtgaactttacagtagactaatttaaagttgaaattcctgaaaaaaaatctattttaacgaatctagctgtaggattgaaattattttaatagacctagaaatatatattttttgcgtatcgaatatggttattgcctatcatttatgtacaaagtggttattgtcgcttattcacgtttgcctttcaagcgtcgaattatgaTTTCCCTTGAAGTTATTAAACTGGTATCCGCTAACTGCAATCTCACTATACATGATCAAGAAATATTCCCAGGGTAAACTTGACTTTAAACTTCAACCTTTCCAGGGCCTTCCGTTCGACTCGCCGGTAGAACTCCCAAAATTCCATTGTCCTATTGACGACGTGGACCTTTCAGTCGAAGTGTGCGGGATCAAGTTCGAGAACCCGTTCGGCCTGGCCAGCGCTCCCCCCACTACCAGCTCGGCAATGATACGCAGAGCTTTCCAACAGGGATGGGGGTTTGCGGTGACTAAGACCTTTGGACTAGACAAGGTACGAaatattccattttttttttaaatttgccggtaggccgcggcttggctctgcgcctggcattactgacgtccatgggcgacggtaaccaatcaccatcaggtgggccgtatgctcgtcagtctagaaaagcaataaaaaaattccccCTAAATTATGGAATGCAGTGCTTTTTTCCTCCTTgcatcgtgttcctcagtgttgagggtcgtgacctttacagAGTACTTTTGTTAGGGATAGTGCCTTTTTAGATGTATACCTAATGTTCAGTTAGCGAACAAAAGCAATTGTTGAAGACACGCTGCCACGCGCGAAGAGTATCGGTATCAAAAATTTTGACTTCGTGAaagaaaggacaatgcccaaaagtgggccaactttgtgtcaaaactatttgtacttgaaaaactatgtcttattttttcacgttgtttagatTATGTATCCACATTTCTTTCACCCTGGTATCGTTttacaaaaaagtaatttacttatttgataacatccatagacctttaaagtaattacaataattaattacattaattacgTAATTACAATCAATAATTGTAAGTAATGGTCGCtgctagtcgaaattcgactataattaattgaaattatgtttgaacattattaagggtttattgtcaaagactatcatagacaaatttcaccaaggctacactataaataaataatattaaagataaacaatattaatctattgtcaatttgactTTAACATTAAACAAAAGAGTGTTTAAGCGTAGGTAATGAGTCAAATaggtggtagtgtgtgtaatgttttttttattgatttaaagtatttttaggcacagttcaaaaaaaaaaattatattctgcactccttctctatataaactttaagcgtggaaaattttatactcctccgtccgcgaacTTTTcgaaaaaggggtacaaagtttttacttcacgtattaatatatagattatgttatCAGAATACCTACCTATCACGATGAGatactttcgcatttataatttTGGTATGGATTTCACTTCTAGGATATAGTAACGAATGTCTCACCTCGGATCGTACGCGGCGTCACCTCTGGCGAGAACTACGGTCCAGGTCAAGGATCATTCCTGAACATTGAACTTATATCCGAGAAATGTGAAGCGTATTGGTGCCAGAGCATTAAAGAATTGAAGAAAGATTTCCCTAATAAAGTAAGTTTTCTTATTGCTGAATAAACTCGACTATTGTTAATAGCCAATCtttttaatgaaataggtacgtacttaacaaaggtaaacgattgacttccacggtgaaggaataacatcgtgtaataaaaatcaaacccgcaaaattataattggaacgaagttccttatcgcgcgttgtgaaagggggctagacggaaaaaattcttacgaaaagttgtcacgacactttttagatctgtcattctgaccaatcaacgtgtaggcgcttatcgcgtgacattgctcgtatccgattggtccgcgtaatgagtacctacagtttctcgagatagcgtttcaacaatagtaatttagttcatagtattgtttttttcttcttcataatgccgtaatttattattataacttaaaaaaaaaatacaattccttcactaattaatcgaaaggaacttcgttccatccgggtgtccctcgacacctctgaagttttttgtgtaattactggtggtaggacgtcttatgagtctgcacgggtaggtaccatcatcctgcctatttctgccgtgaagcagtaatgtgtttcggtttgaagagcggggcagccgttactgagaccttagaacttatatctcaaggtgggacgcgcatttacgttgtctatgggctccagtaaccacttaacaccaggggggctgtgagctcgtctactcatctaagcaataaataaaaagctaacATTAGACTTACGGAGAATCGCGGTGCAAGCCCGCATGAGTAAACATCTGTctatcttgtctatttctgccgagacagacactttaaaatacaatcgaaacttcgatctcatatctacttaatagaataaaagaaatattagtAGCAGAGCGAATTGTGAACACTCCGAAGTGTGGAACAACTGTTTTTTCGGTAACATTTTTATAACTGCGATGATAAGGGGACAAGTTGGATCGACGCTATTCTATCTATTTAGGTTCTCGGGATTTCGTTGGATGGATGTAGCGTAGGACCggtcgttgtggcgaggcttgggggaggcgtATGTCCATCTGTGGACGTCTGTGGGGATCTGTCAGGATAGAATAGGGTCAGGTGTTTTTTGTATATGGATCCTGTTAATCACTTAC
The Bombyx mori chromosome 17, ASM3026992v2 DNA segment above includes these coding regions:
- the LOC101737414 gene encoding dihydropyrimidine dehydrogenase [NADP(+)] — translated: MAKLLSKELPDIENLLKLNPTVKPYTNLVPSAQTKKIKQHWKRNADRKCTTCPTLNKNFDDIKHTTLSERGALREAARCLKCADAPCQKSCPTQIDVKSFITSIANKNYYGAAKAILSDNPLGLTCGMVCPTSDLCVGGCNLHATEEGAINIGGLQHFAVDIFMKMGIPQTLDPNTKPLPKGGDHKIALIGGGPASISCACFLARLGYKDITVYEKEKYLGGLSSSEIPQYRLPYEVVQYEVDLVKNLGVKFETGRMLSTNDITLNNLLEDHAAVFLGIGLPEPKSVPIFKGLTQEMGFYTSKDFLPLVSRGSKKGMCACKPPLPELYGNVVVLGAGDTAFDCATSALRCGARRVYVVFRKGFSNIRAVPEEVDLAKDEKCEFVPFMSPQEVIVKDGKIIGLKMCRTEQLEDGEWIEDHDQIMQLKANFIISAFGSGLYDNDVIQAMFGVKFNRWGLPEVEDSSMQSVSEPRVFIGGDLAGVAETTVESVNDGKTAAWYMHCYLQGLPFDSPVELPKFHCPIDDVDLSVEVCGIKFENPFGLASAPPTTSSAMIRRAFQQGWGFAVTKTFGLDKDIVTNVSPRIVRGVTSGENYGPGQGSFLNIELISEKCEAYWCQSIKELKKDFPNKVVIASIMCSYNEDDWTELARKAEAAGSDALELNLSCPHGMGESGMGLACGQDPVLVKGISQWVRKAIKIPFFVKLTPNITDIVSIAVAAYEGGANGVSAINTVSGLMSVKADATPWPAVGKQKRTTYGGVSGNATRPIGLRAVSAVGNKLPGFPILGIGGIDSADSALQFILCGAPVVQICSAVQNQDFTVVEDYITGLKALLYLRSRGLDGWTGQSPPTFKHQKGKPVQTIRDENGKVLTHFGIYNKKREQILHQNRLKLGLLDDDCVVDNRSTNGSTYGLSAVPRISDVLGQALPKVGAYKHLDNKLQVVALIDDDMCINCGKCYMACADSGYQAIEFDSDTHLPHVTDDCTGCTLCLSVCPIIDCISMVPKKIPHVIKRGLGYEIHPISPLDGICQ